The Thermus hydrothermalis genome window below encodes:
- a CDS encoding LexA family protein: MKLPPGQQRVLKAAAEMVQEGFSPTAHDLTRLLGLRPQTLRQHLEALEKKGLLRLHPAGHGRPTHLELTPEGLLVAGAAIPLVGRIPAGPLEEAMEEAEGLLALPGRPGLFALVVEGDSMAEYLLEGDVVVVERGPKPRRGEVAAVLHQGRTTLKYVYLEGDEVVLRPHNPAYPTLRLPAGEVEVQGVFRFLLRGREALEALRILRRL; this comes from the coding sequence ATGAAACTGCCTCCCGGGCAACAGCGGGTGCTCAAGGCCGCGGCGGAGATGGTCCAGGAGGGCTTCTCCCCCACGGCCCACGACCTCACGCGCCTCCTCGGCCTGCGGCCCCAAACCCTGCGGCAACACCTCGAGGCCCTGGAGAAAAAGGGCCTCCTCCGCCTCCACCCCGCCGGCCACGGCCGCCCCACCCACCTGGAGCTCACCCCCGAGGGCCTCCTGGTGGCGGGGGCGGCCATCCCCTTGGTGGGCCGCATCCCCGCAGGCCCCTTGGAGGAGGCCATGGAGGAGGCGGAGGGCCTCCTGGCCCTTCCGGGAAGGCCGGGCCTCTTCGCCCTGGTGGTGGAGGGGGACAGCATGGCGGAGTACCTCCTGGAGGGGGACGTGGTGGTGGTGGAGCGGGGGCCCAAGCCCAGGCGGGGAGAGGTGGCGGCGGTCCTCCACCAGGGGCGGACCACCTTGAAGTACGTCTACCTCGAGGGGGACGAGGTGGTCCTCAGGCCCCACAACCCCGCCTACCCCACCCTGCGCCTCCCCGCAGGGGAGGTGGAGGTGCAAGGGGTCTTCCGCTTCCTCCTGCGGGGACGGGAGGCCTTGGAGGCCCTAAGGATCCTGCGGAGGCTCTAG
- the dnaE gene encoding DNA polymerase III subunit alpha: MGAEPGPGLALLWTESYFGRGVSSPERLLEVASALGHTHLALTDWRSLTGGVRLYQRAKALGVVPLLGAGLPLKTPEGTFPVLLLAGSREGYARLSAHLTQALAEGSLPLEALLEANEDLVLLTGGREGFPSRLLAQRRLEALDRLLKALRAAFGERLFLSLYHARLPGDDRRARVLRALAQDRGLPYVAALEVRQATPDLYPLLDALTCARLGVSVEEPHPERPRNEALALPSREEALDRLPFPEAWANARALGEALAFPLLPERSLDPPVPLPPGRTPMGELARLAWEALERRYPHRPAYRERLREELATVEALGLAGFFLLAHGVAAWARARGILASARGSAVGSLLAHLLDLTPVDPVAEGLLFERFLHGGMKALPDIDLDLASRRREEVIRHLEEAYGAQEAMAVAYVTYRLPLAVQDLGRALGLPAPLRNRLTRALGRDFRHLPPHRAGEAEPLFREVLGEAPVKDLLLSLLARMEKGQVRHLTPHVGGVVVAPGPLTRYAPVVRSAGGIRLLTLDKDDLEALGLVKLDLLGLRTLSALERAREEVFRLEGVWLDLERLPQEEGVYRPLWRGETLGVFQLESPAQTAMSRKLRPRSLEDLAHQIALVRPGPIQSGTVRPYLARRLGQAAKPPLPPALEPILGKTHGVLLFQEQLLRLLHHGAGMDWPEAEAFRKAVAKARDEEDLRPLRERFLRGLAATLGLAGEEAEGLWRMVEGFRGYGFTESHALAFARHAYATLWLKAHYPAEFLAGLLSEAPGMWPLATLRQEARRLGVPLLPLCVNRSGLHYRVEVQGGVKALRPPLTAAKGVSPEVARAILRERLRGPFRSLEEFRARLDLPQDILLSLARAGAFDGLHERREALFRAGLPRQGPLLGEGITPPPLPSLGAGERLALDLEAKGFSELPLHPMDLLRGRLEELGATPIPLLRPGPALTAGLVVAKQKPPTAQGHAFYVLEDGPHRLQAVIPPEVWARRYPTLRDARVLLVRGVLEGGALRVEEVWDLGEA; encoded by the coding sequence ATGGGTGCTGAGCCGGGTCCTGGACTAGCCCTGCTCTGGACGGAGTCCTACTTCGGCCGAGGGGTTTCCTCCCCGGAGAGGCTTTTGGAGGTGGCCTCGGCCCTGGGCCACACCCACCTGGCCCTCACGGACTGGCGCTCCCTCACCGGGGGCGTGCGCCTATACCAGCGGGCGAAGGCCCTGGGGGTGGTGCCCCTCCTGGGGGCGGGGCTTCCCCTCAAGACCCCGGAGGGCACCTTCCCCGTCCTCCTCCTGGCGGGGAGCCGGGAGGGGTACGCCCGGCTTTCCGCCCACCTGACCCAGGCCCTGGCGGAAGGGAGCCTGCCCCTGGAAGCCCTCCTCGAGGCCAACGAGGACCTCGTCCTCCTCACGGGGGGAAGGGAGGGCTTCCCAAGCCGCCTCCTGGCGCAAAGGCGCCTGGAGGCCTTGGATCGCCTCCTAAAGGCCCTGCGGGCGGCCTTCGGGGAGCGGCTTTTCCTCTCCCTCTACCACGCCCGCCTCCCGGGGGACGACCGCCGGGCCCGGGTGCTCCGGGCCCTGGCCCAGGACCGGGGCCTGCCCTACGTGGCGGCCCTCGAGGTGCGCCAGGCCACGCCGGACCTCTACCCCCTCCTGGACGCCCTCACCTGCGCCCGGCTGGGGGTGAGCGTGGAAGAGCCCCATCCGGAAAGGCCCCGGAACGAGGCCCTGGCTCTGCCCAGCCGGGAGGAGGCCCTGGACCGCCTCCCCTTCCCCGAAGCCTGGGCCAACGCCCGGGCCCTGGGGGAGGCCCTGGCCTTCCCCCTCCTGCCCGAAAGGAGCCTGGACCCTCCCGTCCCCCTCCCCCCGGGGCGCACCCCCATGGGGGAGCTCGCCCGCCTGGCCTGGGAGGCCTTGGAGCGCCGCTACCCCCACAGGCCCGCCTACCGGGAGCGCCTCAGGGAGGAGCTCGCCACCGTGGAGGCCTTGGGCCTCGCCGGCTTCTTCCTCCTGGCCCACGGAGTGGCGGCCTGGGCCCGGGCCCGGGGCATCCTGGCCTCCGCCCGGGGGAGCGCCGTGGGGAGCCTCCTCGCCCACCTCCTGGACCTCACCCCTGTGGACCCGGTGGCGGAGGGCCTCCTCTTTGAGCGCTTCCTCCACGGGGGGATGAAGGCCCTGCCGGACATAGACCTGGACCTGGCGAGCCGCCGCCGGGAGGAGGTGATCCGCCACCTGGAGGAGGCCTACGGGGCCCAGGAGGCCATGGCCGTCGCCTACGTCACCTACCGCCTGCCCTTGGCGGTGCAGGACCTGGGGCGGGCCCTGGGCCTGCCCGCCCCCTTGCGGAACCGCCTCACCCGGGCCCTGGGCCGGGACTTCCGCCACCTTCCCCCCCACCGGGCGGGGGAGGCGGAGCCCCTCTTTCGGGAGGTGCTGGGGGAGGCCCCCGTGAAGGACCTCCTCCTTTCCCTCCTCGCCCGCATGGAGAAGGGGCAGGTGCGCCACCTCACCCCCCACGTGGGCGGGGTGGTGGTGGCCCCCGGTCCCCTCACCCGCTACGCCCCCGTGGTGCGGAGCGCAGGGGGGATCCGGCTCCTCACCCTGGACAAGGACGACCTCGAGGCCCTAGGCCTGGTGAAGCTGGACCTCCTGGGCCTGCGCACCCTCTCGGCCCTGGAGCGGGCCCGGGAGGAGGTCTTCCGCCTGGAGGGGGTCTGGCTGGACCTGGAGCGCCTTCCCCAGGAGGAAGGGGTGTACCGCCCCCTCTGGCGGGGGGAAACCCTGGGGGTCTTCCAGTTGGAAAGCCCTGCCCAGACCGCCATGAGCCGGAAGCTCCGCCCGAGGAGCCTGGAGGACCTGGCCCACCAGATCGCCTTGGTCCGCCCGGGGCCCATCCAGTCGGGGACGGTGCGCCCCTACCTGGCCCGGCGCCTGGGCCAGGCGGCGAAGCCCCCCCTGCCCCCCGCCCTGGAGCCCATCCTGGGGAAGACCCACGGGGTCCTCCTCTTCCAAGAGCAACTCCTCCGCCTCCTCCACCACGGGGCGGGGATGGACTGGCCGGAGGCGGAGGCCTTCCGCAAGGCGGTGGCCAAGGCCCGGGACGAGGAGGACCTCCGCCCCTTGCGGGAGCGGTTCTTGCGGGGCCTAGCGGCCACCTTGGGCCTTGCGGGGGAGGAGGCGGAGGGGCTATGGCGCATGGTGGAGGGCTTCCGGGGGTACGGGTTCACGGAGAGCCACGCCCTGGCCTTCGCCCGCCACGCCTACGCCACGCTATGGCTCAAGGCCCACTACCCGGCGGAGTTCCTGGCGGGCCTCCTCTCCGAGGCTCCCGGCATGTGGCCCCTCGCCACCCTGCGCCAGGAGGCGAGGCGGCTGGGGGTGCCCCTTCTGCCCCTCTGCGTCAACCGCTCGGGCCTCCACTACCGGGTGGAGGTCCAAGGGGGGGTGAAGGCCCTCCGCCCACCCCTCACCGCCGCCAAAGGGGTTTCGCCGGAGGTGGCCCGGGCCATCCTGCGGGAGAGGCTTCGGGGCCCCTTCCGCTCCTTAGAGGAGTTCCGCGCCCGCCTGGACCTCCCCCAGGACATCCTCCTCTCCCTGGCCCGGGCGGGGGCCTTTGACGGCCTCCACGAACGGCGGGAAGCCCTCTTCCGCGCGGGCCTTCCCCGCCAAGGCCCCCTTCTGGGGGAAGGGATAACGCCCCCGCCCCTCCCCTCCCTAGGGGCCGGGGAGCGGCTTGCCCTGGACCTCGAGGCCAAGGGGTTTTCCGAGCTCCCCCTCCACCCCATGGACCTCCTCCGGGGGAGGCTGGAGGAGCTCGGGGCCACCCCCATCCCCCTCCTCCGCCCCGGGCCCGCCCTCACCGCCGGGCTCGTGGTGGCCAAGCAGAAGCCCCCCACCGCCCAAGGCCACGCCTTTTACGTCCTCGAGGACGGCCCCCACCGCCTCCAGGCGGTCATCCCCCCGGAGGTGTGGGCGAGGCGCTACCCCACCCTGCGGGACGCCCGGGTTTTGCTGGTGCGGGGGGTTCTGGAAGGAGGGGCTTTGCGGGTGGAAGAGGTATGGGACCTTGGGGAAGCGTAG
- a CDS encoding RES family NAD+ phosphorylase, with product MRAYRLVKADYAPEAFSGRGAALRGGRWNPKGVPAVYASEHLALSVLEWLAYALEVASLESYVYFRLEVPSSEVVRAEIPPNWRALPHPPETQEVGRRLLVEEGALAFLVPSVLVPEGWNLVLNPKHPAFHLVEVEGPFSLVWDPRVEELVRRARG from the coding sequence TTGCGAGCCTACCGTCTCGTGAAGGCGGACTATGCCCCGGAGGCCTTCTCGGGCCGCGGCGCGGCGCTCCGGGGCGGGCGCTGGAACCCCAAAGGTGTTCCCGCAGTCTACGCCAGCGAGCACCTGGCCCTGAGCGTGCTGGAGTGGTTAGCCTACGCCCTGGAGGTAGCCTCCTTGGAGAGCTACGTCTACTTTCGCCTAGAGGTGCCCTCGTCCGAGGTTGTCCGGGCGGAAATCCCGCCGAACTGGAGGGCCCTCCCTCATCCTCCCGAAACCCAGGAAGTCGGCAGACGCCTTCTGGTGGAGGAGGGCGCCCTTGCTTTCCTTGTACCCTCGGTGCTGGTGCCTGAGGGGTGGAACCTGGTCCTTAACCCGAAGCACCCCGCCTTCCACCTGGTGGAGGTAGAGGGGCCTTTCTCCCTTGTCTGGGACCCCAGGGTGGAGGAGTTGGTGCGGCGGGCACGGGGCTAG